One window of the Deltaproteobacteria bacterium genome contains the following:
- a CDS encoding class II aldolase/adducin family protein yields MAARLEPMEPPCRFLRNSMAKHPYQGLSLDSAELKELKAKVVNACLILDEQGITDGFGHVSARVPGHDALITIAQVSPGCAALDKLILLDFDGNYLGGAQPAPYEWPIHACIMKARADVNSVCHTHSKWSALFSVLKKGLRPAHMYGRFLPVNGAPIYPNAGLITSVERGDALAGALKDGAAVLLRAHGDAVVGTSVEQAILRTVQLAFLGELAHLAAVHGGPDYLTEEELATFAGDRSFPARPWEYFLSRLGARRV; encoded by the coding sequence ATGGCGGCACGACTAGAACCAATGGAACCACCTTGTCGATTCCTAAGGAACTCCATGGCAAAACATCCATACCAAGGCCTCTCGTTAGATTCGGCCGAACTCAAAGAGCTCAAAGCCAAAGTCGTCAACGCTTGCTTGATCCTCGATGAGCAAGGCATCACCGACGGTTTCGGCCATGTCAGCGCGCGCGTGCCGGGCCATGACGCGCTGATCACGATTGCCCAAGTCAGTCCCGGCTGTGCGGCCCTCGACAAACTCATCTTGTTGGACTTCGACGGCAACTACTTGGGCGGCGCGCAACCGGCGCCCTACGAATGGCCTATTCACGCCTGCATCATGAAAGCGCGCGCCGACGTCAACAGCGTTTGCCACACCCATTCGAAATGGAGCGCGCTCTTCAGCGTGCTCAAAAAAGGTCTGCGGCCGGCGCATATGTATGGCCGCTTTCTGCCGGTGAACGGCGCGCCGATTTATCCCAACGCCGGCCTGATCACTTCGGTCGAGCGCGGCGATGCGCTAGCCGGCGCTTTGAAAGACGGCGCGGCGGTCTTGCTGCGCGCCCACGGCGACGCCGTGGTCGGCACCAGCGTCGAGCAAGCGATCTTGCGCACGGTACAGCTGGCGTTTCTCGGCGAGCTGGCGCATCTCGCGGCGGTGCACGGTGGGCCGGATTACTTGACCGAAGAGGAACTCGCGACCTTCGCCGGCGACCGATCTTTTCCAGCACGGCCGTGGGAATATTTCTTGAGCCGGCTCGGCGCTCGGCGCGTTTGA
- a CDS encoding DOMON-like domain-containing protein, whose product MKREEETVCRLQPYQAPGDGIMEVSVRLRRTASGLDLQYFLSGDIEKLVIPPLGQPQRSDLLWQHTCFETFLRCGEAPAYYEFNFAPSRQWAVYAFRGYRERALLDDERWSPILSVQSGGTAIEVFVTIPLDPLPMLKEAAKLGIGLSAVIESRDGKFSYWALKHPADKPDFHHADSFALELVLPEQSA is encoded by the coding sequence GTGAAGCGCGAAGAAGAAACTGTTTGTCGTCTACAGCCGTATCAAGCGCCGGGTGATGGCATCATGGAGGTCTCGGTTCGGCTGCGGCGGACCGCGAGCGGACTTGATCTTCAATATTTCCTGTCGGGTGACATCGAGAAACTTGTCATTCCACCCTTGGGTCAACCACAACGAAGCGACCTTTTATGGCAACACACCTGCTTTGAAACTTTTCTGCGGTGTGGAGAAGCGCCCGCCTACTACGAATTTAATTTCGCACCATCGCGCCAGTGGGCAGTCTACGCATTTCGCGGTTATCGTGAGCGCGCTCTGCTCGATGACGAGCGCTGGTCGCCAATTCTTTCGGTTCAATCCGGTGGTACAGCGATTGAGGTTTTTGTAACGATCCCGCTGGATCCTTTGCCGATGTTGAAGGAAGCAGCAAAGCTGGGCATCGGCTTGTCAGCGGTGATAGAGTCCAGGGACGGCAAATTTTCCTATTGGGCATTGAAGCACCCCGCGGACAAGCCGGATTTTCATCATGCCGATTCCTTCGCTTTAGAACTCGTACTTCCTGAACAGAGCGCTTAA
- a CDS encoding DUF1343 domain-containing protein, with translation MKFGIDRLIEDSALRKPLVGKRVALLAHPASVTRDLTHSLDALAALPGIKLTAAFGPQHGLRGDKQDNMVESADFHDPVHGIPVFSLYGEVRRPTAAMMDSFDTLLVDLQDVGCRIYTFITTLRYVLEAAAHFKKTVWVLDRPNPAGRPVEGLLLRPGWESFVGAGPLPMRHGMTLGELTSWFVETLDLNVDCQVIKMSGWNPAAAPGYGWPLAERSWINPSPNAANLSMARCYAGTVMLEGTTLSEGRGTTRPLELFGAPDIEPRKLLAKMAALAPDWLRGCRLRECWFEPTFHKHAGKLCAGIQIHVDDPSYDHDLFKPWRLMALAFKALRLLRPDYELWRDFPYEYEKDRLAIDVISGSELLRRWVDDGESTPEDLETAASSEEKLWEEDRRLCSIY, from the coding sequence ATGAAATTCGGCATCGATCGATTGATAGAAGATTCGGCGTTGCGTAAGCCGCTTGTCGGCAAGCGCGTCGCGCTGCTCGCGCATCCTGCTTCGGTGACGCGCGATTTGACTCACTCTCTCGATGCGTTGGCTGCACTGCCGGGTATCAAGTTGACCGCAGCCTTTGGTCCACAGCATGGGCTGCGCGGCGATAAGCAGGACAACATGGTCGAGTCGGCGGATTTTCACGATCCGGTGCATGGGATTCCAGTCTTTAGCCTCTACGGCGAAGTGCGCCGGCCGACGGCGGCGATGATGGATAGCTTCGATACTCTGCTCGTCGACTTGCAGGATGTCGGCTGTCGCATTTATACCTTCATCACGACCTTGCGCTATGTTCTTGAAGCGGCCGCTCATTTCAAGAAAACGGTTTGGGTACTCGACCGGCCCAATCCTGCGGGCCGGCCGGTGGAAGGTTTGTTGCTCCGTCCGGGATGGGAAAGTTTTGTCGGCGCTGGACCGTTGCCGATGCGTCACGGGATGACCCTCGGGGAATTGACGAGCTGGTTTGTCGAGACTTTGGATCTCAATGTCGATTGCCAAGTCATCAAGATGTCAGGCTGGAATCCCGCGGCCGCTCCAGGCTATGGCTGGCCGTTGGCCGAACGCAGCTGGATCAATCCCAGCCCCAACGCTGCCAATTTATCAATGGCGCGCTGCTACGCTGGTACCGTGATGCTCGAAGGCACGACATTGTCAGAAGGGCGCGGCACGACTCGGCCGCTGGAACTGTTCGGCGCGCCGGACATAGAGCCGCGAAAATTGCTAGCGAAGATGGCAGCGCTGGCGCCCGACTGGCTGCGCGGCTGCCGCCTGCGCGAATGCTGGTTCGAACCGACCTTTCACAAACACGCCGGCAAGCTCTGCGCCGGCATCCAGATCCATGTTGACGATCCGAGCTACGATCACGATCTATTCAAGCCTTGGCGCTTGATGGCGCTGGCGTTCAAAGCGCTGCGCTTGCTGCGGCCGGACTATGAACTGTGGCGCGACTTTCCTTATGAATACGAAAAAGACCGGCTAGCCATTGATGTGATCAGTGGGAGCGAGCTGCTGCGGCGGTGGGTGGATGACGGAGAATCGACACCGGAGGATCTCGAAACAGCAGCGTCGAGTGAAGAGAAACTCTGGGAAGAAGATCGTAGATTGTGTTCGATATATTGA
- a CDS encoding ABC transporter substrate-binding protein, whose translation MKNLSIFLSMLTAVVALGRNSGAAEKLVAGYSSISPAEWTLVSAAKVNLFEKYGLDVSTVYLGGSTRIVQVMIAGDIQIGQIGGTAALFGKAAGVDMAFIATTINSMAAQVISRPEIKTVADLKGKALGVTRRGANTDYWARFGLTHHGLVPDKDVKILYTGGLRETYLALQQKQISAATMGLGNSFGKMLQREGFNTLIDVSKLGEDFPFNGIATTKRYLQSKRPVVVNFMKAYLEAIKWNLDNKAQSKKILAAYTGVNDDELLEIAYDVYILKIRSKVPYPVNKGWKTLIDFTARDNPKVKDVKAEEILYDSVMREFDESGFVKSVGLK comes from the coding sequence ATGAAAAATCTATCGATATTTCTCTCGATGTTAACCGCCGTCGTCGCGCTTGGGCGAAATAGCGGAGCAGCAGAGAAATTGGTGGCGGGATATTCGTCGATCAGCCCGGCTGAATGGACATTGGTCAGCGCCGCCAAAGTGAATCTATTCGAGAAGTACGGACTCGATGTCAGCACCGTTTATCTGGGCGGTAGCACACGCATCGTGCAAGTGATGATCGCCGGCGATATCCAGATCGGTCAGATCGGCGGCACAGCCGCCCTGTTTGGCAAAGCCGCAGGCGTCGACATGGCGTTCATCGCGACGACGATCAACAGCATGGCCGCGCAGGTGATCTCGCGCCCGGAAATCAAAACCGTCGCCGATCTCAAAGGCAAAGCCCTCGGCGTTACCCGCCGCGGCGCCAACACCGACTACTGGGCGCGCTTCGGCCTCACCCACCACGGCCTGGTGCCCGACAAAGACGTAAAGATTCTTTACACCGGCGGCCTGCGCGAAACTTACTTGGCGCTGCAGCAGAAACAGATTTCCGCCGCGACCATGGGATTGGGCAATTCCTTCGGCAAGATGTTGCAGCGCGAAGGCTTCAACACACTGATCGACGTCTCCAAGCTCGGCGAAGATTTTCCGTTCAATGGTATCGCCACGACCAAAAGATATTTGCAGAGCAAACGGCCCGTCGTCGTCAACTTCATGAAAGCCTATCTCGAAGCGATCAAGTGGAACCTCGACAACAAAGCCCAGTCAAAAAAGATCTTGGCGGCCTACACCGGCGTCAACGATGACGAGCTGTTAGAAATCGCCTACGACGTTTACATTCTGAAAATCCGCAGCAAAGTCCCCTACCCGGTGAATAAAGGCTGGAAGACCCTGATCGACTTCACCGCCCGCGATAATCCGAAAGTCAAAGATGTGAAAGCCGAAGAGATCCTCTATGACAGTGTCATGCGAGAATTCGACGAGAGTGGGTTTGTGAAGAGTGTGGGGCTAAAATAG
- a CDS encoding tetratricopeptide repeat protein has product MSWYLHCSIALSMSNTDKKTLALASAEPAQDTEGLLLDRLKNSKSDEDYFRWMLFVVGFYRGVNKIDSAINLLEGYIRMNKNPEQSAHCHLALGQIATDEQRVEAALKHFTAALELAPTKRKVSYVLHNNIGYCLNSLGRFTEGEKHCRRAIEMDWVRASGYRNLGMSLQGQGDLTGAVWALAEAVKADSADNRARIVLDKLLVKNPKLGIQCPWATESLATGKDSAELPLM; this is encoded by the coding sequence ATGTCTTGGTATTTGCATTGCTCTATAGCTTTGTCCATGAGCAACACCGACAAGAAAACACTGGCATTGGCATCGGCTGAACCGGCACAAGACACCGAAGGATTGCTGTTGGATCGACTCAAAAACAGTAAGTCGGACGAAGACTATTTTCGTTGGATGCTTTTCGTTGTCGGTTTCTACCGCGGTGTCAATAAGATCGACTCGGCGATCAATTTGCTCGAAGGCTATATCCGGATGAACAAGAATCCCGAGCAATCGGCCCATTGCCACTTAGCCCTGGGACAGATCGCCACCGACGAGCAACGAGTCGAGGCGGCGCTGAAGCATTTTACCGCGGCGTTGGAGCTAGCGCCGACGAAGCGCAAAGTCAGTTATGTTTTACATAACAACATCGGCTATTGCCTGAATAGTTTGGGACGATTTACCGAGGGTGAGAAACATTGCCGGCGTGCCATCGAGATGGACTGGGTGCGGGCCAGCGGTTACCGCAATCTGGGCATGAGTCTACAGGGTCAGGGCGACCTGACCGGTGCGGTTTGGGCGCTCGCCGAAGCGGTCAAGGCCGATAGCGCCGACAATCGCGCCCGCATCGTGCTCGACAAATTGCTGGTGAAGAATCCCAAGCTAGGCATTCAATGCCCCTGGGCAACTGAGTCGCTAGCCACTGGTAAGGATTCGGCCGAACTGCCGCTCATGTGA
- a CDS encoding Lrp/AsnC family transcriptional regulator, with the protein MDQIDLKILSILQNNGRTRLADIADEVELSAPAVMERVKKLEASGVIKGYQALVDGKKVGKDITAFIGVSIGNQRDIDQFAIQILSYRDVLECHHVTGDESFILKVKSGNTGSLEKLLGQIRSVEGVTRTVTKIVLSTAKESQALELDAGLAENVSAKKK; encoded by the coding sequence ATTGACCAAATAGATTTAAAAATTCTTTCTATTCTGCAAAATAACGGTAGAACTCGTCTGGCCGATATCGCCGACGAGGTGGAGTTGTCCGCTCCCGCCGTTATGGAGCGAGTGAAGAAGCTCGAAGCGAGCGGCGTGATCAAAGGTTATCAGGCTCTCGTCGATGGCAAGAAGGTCGGTAAAGATATTACCGCTTTCATTGGCGTTTCCATCGGTAATCAGCGGGATATCGATCAGTTCGCGATCCAGATCTTGAGCTATCGGGATGTGTTGGAATGTCATCATGTGACCGGCGACGAAAGCTTCATTCTGAAAGTTAAGTCGGGGAATACCGGTTCGCTGGAAAAGTTGCTGGGACAAATTCGCTCCGTGGAGGGGGTGACGCGGACGGTGACCAAGATCGTTTTGTCGACGGCGAAGGAATCTCAGGCGCTCGAACTGGACGCAGGGTTGGCCGAGAACGTCAGCGCCAAGAAAAAGTAA
- the gltB gene encoding glutamate synthase large subunit, producing MKQLNQRSPAGVPKKQGLYDPRFEHDACGVGFVVNIKGEKSHEIVDQALTVLQNLDHRGACGCEENTGDGAGILMQIPHAFLKDACSGLGFQLPDPGEYGVGMIFSIDHREQRQQFEKILESIIAEEGQTCLGWRKVPTDNMYLGETAKASEPFVRQVFIGRAEAITDDLAFERKLFVIRRRAENAIRYAGLPGGEYFYVPSMSCRTLIYKGMLTPRQVATFYPDLSDPLIESAIALVHSRFSTNTFPSWGRAHPYRYLIHNGEINTLRGNENWMHARQGMLASQMFGDDLKKLFPIIQEDGSDSTKFDNCLEFLALSGRSLPHAVMMMIPEPWENHESMDAKKRAFYEYHSSLMEPWDGPASIAFTDGTVVGAVLDRNGLRPSRYYVTKDDLVIMASEVGVLDVPAERVLEKRRLQPGRMFLVDTKEGRIISDDEIKQEMASAEPYASWLKENLVHFDDLPAVAEQVPQIDHHATLQRLQTFGYNFEDLRVNIGPMAQNNIQPVGSMGTDTPLAVLSDKPQLLYNYFKELFAQVTNPPIDPIREELITSTTLTIGTEGNLVDPNPQSCRQLRLHDPILRDSDMIKLRQIDQPGIKSTTLPILFNPTAGKAGLERALNELFAAADQAIASGATILILSDKGVDREHAPIPALLASAGLHHHLIRRGTRTRVGLVLESGEPREVHHFCLLLGYGVQAINPYLVYECLNDMIAEGLLKDITYPDAVKGYDRAVYKGVVKVMAKMGISTIKSYCGAQIFEAVGLGHELIDKYFSWTPSRVGGIGLAEVAQEAAQQHARAYPNYPLNGHTLEVYGQYQYRKDGELHLFNPRTIHLLQKSCRNNDYRSFKEYTQLIDDQSERMATLRGLMELKYAAEPIPLDEVEPVDVIVKRFKTGAMSYGSISKEAHEALAIAMNRLGGKSNTGEGGEDPARYVLEANGDSKNSAIKQVASGRFGVTSYYLTQAREIQIKMAQGAKPGEGGELPGRKVYPWIAKVRHSTPGVGLISPPPHHDIYSIEDLAQLIHDLKNANHYARISVKLVSEIGVGTIAAGVAKGHADVVLISGHDGGTGASPQTSIKHAGLPWELGLAETHQTLLLNNLRSRIAVETDGQLKTGRDVVIAALLGAEEFGFATTALVTLGCIMMRVCHLDTCPVGVATQNPELRKKFAGDPASVVNFMRFIAQEMREHMAKLGVRTINEMVGRTDKVEMRQAVEHWKAKGLDYSAIFYQPDVGPEVGRYCQIPQNHGLENALDNQVLLDLAAPALERKEKVKATLDIRNTNRVVGTILGSEVTRRHGPQGLPEDTIHFHFQGSAGQSFGAFIPPGMTLELEGDANDYFGKGLSGGKVVLYPPEGSTFMPEENIIVGNVAFYGATNGEAYIRGMAGERFGVRNSGVRAVVEGVGDHACEYMTGGRVVVIGKTGRNFAAGMSGGVAYVLDEDGTFKNRCNYETVGLEPLDDRDWLEVEEMLKRHAVYTRSARAWQLLALRQETAGKFVKVMPRDYRRVLEALQDAETRGLVGDDALMAAFEANKNDASRVSGN from the coding sequence ATGAAGCAGCTAAATCAGCGCAGTCCGGCTGGCGTGCCGAAGAAACAAGGGCTTTACGATCCACGCTTCGAGCATGATGCTTGCGGCGTCGGCTTCGTGGTCAATATCAAAGGTGAAAAGTCCCATGAGATCGTCGACCAGGCGCTGACGGTGCTGCAAAATCTCGATCATCGCGGCGCCTGCGGTTGCGAGGAGAATACCGGCGATGGCGCCGGCATCTTGATGCAAATTCCCCATGCGTTTCTAAAAGACGCCTGTTCCGGCCTCGGATTCCAGTTGCCCGACCCTGGCGAATATGGTGTCGGAATGATTTTCTCCATCGACCATCGCGAGCAGCGTCAGCAATTTGAAAAAATCCTCGAAAGCATTATCGCCGAGGAAGGTCAGACATGTCTCGGTTGGCGCAAAGTGCCTACCGACAATATGTATCTCGGCGAAACCGCCAAGGCGTCTGAACCGTTCGTGCGTCAAGTGTTTATTGGCCGGGCTGAGGCGATCACCGACGATCTTGCCTTCGAGCGAAAGCTCTTCGTGATTCGCCGGCGCGCCGAGAACGCGATTCGTTATGCCGGCTTGCCTGGCGGCGAATATTTCTACGTGCCGAGTATGTCGTGCCGCACGCTGATCTACAAAGGCATGCTGACGCCGCGCCAAGTGGCGACGTTTTATCCCGATCTCTCCGATCCACTGATCGAGTCGGCCATCGCCTTGGTTCACTCACGCTTCAGCACCAACACGTTTCCTAGCTGGGGCCGGGCCCATCCCTATCGCTACTTGATTCACAACGGCGAGATCAACACGCTGCGGGGCAACGAGAACTGGATGCACGCGCGCCAAGGCATGTTGGCATCGCAAATGTTCGGCGACGATTTAAAAAAACTGTTTCCGATCATCCAAGAAGACGGCAGCGATTCGACCAAGTTCGACAACTGTCTGGAATTTCTCGCCTTGAGCGGCCGGTCGTTGCCCCATGCGGTGATGATGATGATTCCCGAACCCTGGGAAAATCATGAGAGTATGGATGCGAAAAAGCGCGCCTTCTATGAATATCACAGCAGCTTGATGGAACCTTGGGACGGTCCGGCGTCGATCGCCTTTACCGACGGCACGGTGGTCGGCGCGGTGCTCGACCGTAACGGCTTGCGCCCGTCGCGCTACTACGTGACCAAGGACGATCTGGTGATCATGGCTTCGGAAGTGGGCGTGCTCGACGTGCCGGCGGAGCGGGTGCTGGAAAAACGCCGCTTGCAGCCCGGCCGGATGTTTCTCGTCGATACGAAAGAAGGGCGGATCATCAGCGACGATGAGATCAAGCAAGAGATGGCGTCCGCCGAGCCTTACGCCAGCTGGCTGAAAGAAAATCTCGTTCACTTCGACGATTTGCCCGCGGTTGCCGAGCAAGTGCCGCAGATCGATCACCACGCGACGCTGCAACGCTTGCAGACCTTCGGTTACAACTTCGAAGATCTGCGCGTCAATATCGGTCCCATGGCGCAGAACAATATTCAGCCGGTGGGGTCCATGGGTACAGACACGCCGTTGGCGGTGCTGTCGGACAAGCCGCAGCTGCTCTACAACTATTTCAAAGAGCTGTTCGCCCAGGTGACCAATCCGCCCATCGATCCGATCCGCGAGGAACTGATCACTTCGACGACGTTGACCATCGGCACCGAAGGCAACCTCGTCGATCCCAATCCGCAGAGTTGCCGGCAGCTGCGCTTGCACGATCCGATTCTGCGCGACTCGGACATGATCAAGCTCCGGCAAATCGATCAACCGGGCATCAAGTCGACGACCCTGCCGATTCTTTTCAATCCCACCGCCGGCAAAGCGGGTTTGGAGCGCGCGTTGAACGAATTGTTTGCCGCCGCCGACCAAGCGATTGCCAGTGGAGCGACGATTTTGATTCTTTCCGACAAGGGCGTCGACCGCGAACATGCGCCGATCCCGGCGCTGTTGGCGTCGGCCGGGTTGCATCATCATTTGATTCGCCGCGGCACGCGCACCCGAGTGGGTCTGGTGTTGGAATCCGGCGAGCCGCGCGAGGTGCATCACTTCTGTCTGCTGCTGGGCTACGGCGTGCAGGCGATCAATCCCTATTTGGTTTACGAATGTCTCAACGACATGATCGCTGAGGGCTTGCTCAAGGACATTACTTATCCCGACGCCGTCAAAGGCTACGACCGCGCGGTTTACAAGGGCGTCGTCAAGGTGATGGCCAAGATGGGCATCTCGACGATCAAGTCCTACTGCGGCGCGCAAATTTTCGAGGCGGTGGGTCTCGGTCATGAGTTGATCGATAAATATTTCTCGTGGACACCGTCGCGGGTCGGCGGCATCGGCTTGGCCGAGGTTGCCCAGGAAGCGGCGCAGCAACATGCGCGCGCCTATCCGAACTATCCGCTCAACGGCCATACCTTGGAAGTGTACGGTCAGTATCAGTATCGCAAAGATGGCGAACTGCATCTGTTCAATCCGCGCACGATCCATTTGCTTCAGAAGTCTTGCCGTAACAACGATTACCGTTCGTTCAAAGAGTACACCCAACTGATTGACGATCAGTCCGAGCGCATGGCGACGCTGCGCGGTTTGATGGAATTGAAATACGCCGCGGAGCCGATTCCACTCGACGAAGTGGAGCCGGTGGACGTCATCGTTAAACGCTTCAAGACCGGCGCCATGTCTTATGGTTCAATCAGTAAAGAAGCCCACGAAGCGCTCGCCATCGCGATGAACCGCTTAGGCGGTAAGAGCAACACCGGCGAAGGCGGTGAAGATCCGGCGCGCTACGTGCTCGAAGCCAACGGCGATTCGAAAAATAGCGCGATCAAGCAAGTCGCATCGGGCCGTTTCGGCGTGACCAGTTATTATCTCACCCAAGCGCGGGAAATTCAGATCAAGATGGCCCAGGGCGCCAAGCCAGGAGAAGGCGGCGAGTTACCCGGCCGAAAAGTTTATCCGTGGATCGCCAAAGTGCGTCACTCGACGCCGGGCGTCGGTTTGATCTCGCCGCCGCCCCATCATGACATTTACTCCATCGAAGATTTGGCCCAACTGATTCACGATCTTAAAAATGCCAATCACTATGCGCGCATCAGCGTTAAACTAGTTTCTGAGATTGGCGTTGGGACCATTGCTGCGGGCGTCGCCAAAGGCCACGCCGACGTGGTGCTGATCAGCGGCCATGACGGCGGCACCGGCGCGTCGCCGCAGACCAGTATCAAACATGCCGGCTTGCCGTGGGAATTGGGCTTGGCGGAAACTCATCAGACTTTGCTGCTCAACAATTTGCGCAGCCGCATCGCGGTAGAGACCGACGGTCAGTTGAAAACCGGCCGCGACGTCGTGATTGCCGCCTTGCTCGGCGCCGAAGAGTTTGGCTTTGCCACTACTGCTTTGGTCACACTCGGCTGCATCATGATGCGTGTTTGCCATCTCGATACCTGCCCGGTGGGTGTGGCGACGCAGAATCCTGAGCTGCGCAAGAAATTCGCCGGCGATCCCGCCAGCGTCGTCAACTTCATGCGCTTCATCGCCCAAGAAATGCGCGAGCATATGGCCAAGCTCGGCGTGCGCACGATCAACGAAATGGTCGGCCGCACCGACAAGGTCGAAATGCGTCAGGCGGTGGAGCATTGGAAAGCTAAGGGCCTCGACTACTCGGCGATCTTTTATCAACCTGACGTCGGTCCGGAAGTCGGACGGTATTGTCAGATTCCGCAGAATCACGGTTTGGAAAACGCTCTCGACAATCAGGTGCTGCTCGACTTAGCCGCGCCGGCGTTGGAGCGCAAGGAAAAGGTCAAAGCGACGCTCGACATCCGCAACACCAATCGGGTCGTCGGCACGATTCTCGGCAGTGAAGTGACGCGCCGTCATGGGCCGCAAGGTTTGCCCGAAGACACCATCCATTTTCACTTTCAGGGATCGGCGGGGCAAAGCTTTGGCGCGTTCATACCGCCGGGTATGACGCTGGAGCTGGAAGGCGATGCCAATGATTATTTCGGCAAAGGTTTGTCCGGCGGCAAAGTGGTTTTGTATCCGCCCGAAGGCTCGACCTTCATGCCAGAGGAAAACATCATCGTCGGCAACGTCGCCTTCTACGGCGCCACCAATGGTGAAGCCTATATTCGCGGCATGGCTGGCGAACGGTTCGGCGTGCGCAATAGCGGCGTGCGCGCGGTGGTCGAAGGGGTTGGCGATCATGCTTGCGAATACATGACCGGCGGCCGGGTCGTGGTCATCGGCAAGACTGGGCGCAATTTTGCCGCCGGCATGTCCGGCGGTGTCGCCTACGTTTTGGATGAAGACGGCACGTTTAAGAACCGCTGTAACTATGAAACCGTCGGCTTGGAGCCCTTGGACGATCGCGACTGGTTGGAAGTGGAAGAGATGTTGAAGCGCCACGCGGTTTACACTCGTAGCGCCAGAGCGTGGCAGCTCTTGGCGCTGCGCCAAGAGACCGCCGGCAAATTCGTCAAAGTGATGCCGCGGGATTACCGCCGCGTCTTGGAAGCGTTGCAGGATGCCGAGACCCGAGGTTTGGTCGGCGACGACGCTTTGATGGCGGCGTTTGAAGCCAACAAGAACGACGCGTCGCGGGTGAGCGGCAACTAA
- a CDS encoding glutamate synthase subunit beta has translation MGKPTGFMEFERELPGDRSPLERVKDWHEFHEHFAESKLQQQGARCMDCGIPFCHTGQLISGMASGCPVNNLIPEWNDLVYRGLWKEALARLHKTNNFPEFTGRVCPAPCEGSCVLGLNELPVTIKNIEAAIIDNGFKQGWVTAEPPEKRTGKKIAVVGSGPSGLACAAQLNRAGHLVTVYERADRIGGLLMYGIPNMKLDKQFVKRRVDLMAAEGVTFVTNAHIGVDLPAAQLINNFDAVVICTGATKARDLPIPGRDLKGIHLAMDFLRANTKSLLDSQHKGGNFISAKDKHVIVVGGGDTGTDCVGTSMRHGCKSLTQLEILPRPADTRQADNPWPEWPKVYKLDYGQEEVAARFGADPRVYLTTGEKFVGDDHGNVKEMHVYDVEWAKNEQGAFIPKRVGGSDKVLKADLVLLAMGFLGPEDSVLSQLGVERDSRSNAKAEHGQFTTNIRGVFAAGDCRRGQSLVVWAINEGRGAARECDRYLMGASGLP, from the coding sequence ATGGGTAAGCCGACTGGATTCATGGAGTTCGAACGCGAACTGCCGGGCGATCGTTCGCCGCTGGAGCGGGTGAAAGACTGGCACGAGTTTCACGAACATTTCGCCGAATCGAAGTTGCAACAGCAGGGCGCGCGCTGTATGGACTGCGGCATTCCGTTCTGCCATACCGGCCAGCTGATCAGCGGCATGGCGTCGGGCTGCCCGGTCAACAATTTAATTCCCGAGTGGAACGATTTGGTTTATCGCGGCTTATGGAAAGAAGCTCTAGCGCGTTTACACAAGACCAATAATTTCCCTGAATTCACCGGCAGGGTCTGTCCGGCGCCCTGCGAAGGTTCCTGCGTATTGGGGCTCAACGAACTGCCGGTGACGATTAAAAATATCGAAGCGGCGATCATCGACAACGGCTTCAAGCAAGGCTGGGTCACGGCCGAGCCACCGGAAAAGCGCACGGGAAAAAAAATCGCCGTCGTCGGCTCGGGCCCTTCGGGTTTGGCGTGCGCCGCGCAGCTCAATCGAGCCGGCCATCTGGTGACCGTGTACGAGCGCGCCGATAGGATTGGCGGCCTGCTCATGTACGGCATCCCGAACATGAAGCTCGACAAACAATTCGTTAAGCGGCGCGTCGACCTGATGGCCGCGGAAGGCGTCACGTTCGTCACCAACGCGCATATCGGTGTCGATCTGCCGGCAGCGCAGTTGATCAACAACTTCGATGCCGTGGTGATCTGCACCGGCGCGACCAAGGCGCGCGATCTGCCGATTCCCGGTCGGGATCTCAAGGGGATTCATCTGGCGATGGATTTTCTCCGCGCCAATACCAAGAGCCTGCTCGACTCCCAACATAAGGGTGGCAATTTCATTTCAGCAAAAGATAAGCATGTCATCGTTGTTGGTGGTGGCGATACCGGCACCGATTGTGTCGGCACTTCCATGCGCCATGGCTGCAAAAGCTTGACCCAGTTAGAAATCCTGCCGCGTCCCGCGGACACGCGGCAAGCCGACAACCCCTGGCCAGAATGGCCCAAGGTCTACAAGCTCGACTACGGCCAAGAAGAAGTTGCCGCGCGCTTCGGCGCCGATCCACGGGTCTATCTCACCACCGGTGAAAAATTCGTCGGCGATGACCACGGCAACGTCAAGGAAATGCATGTCTACGATGTTGAGTGGGCCAAAAACGAGCAAGGCGCGTTTATTCCTAAACGAGTGGGAGGATCGGACAAGGTTCTCAAGGCCGATCTGGTGCTGCTCGCCATGGGCTTTCTCGGCCCCGAGGATTCAGTGCTTTCGCAGCTCGGTGTCGAACGGGATTCGCGCTCCAATGCTAAAGCCGAACATGGACAATTCACGACAAACATACGCGGCGTCTTCGCCGCCGGCGACTGCCGGCGCGGCCAGAGCCTGGTCGTTTGGGCGATCAACGAAGGGCGTGGCGCCGCCCGTGAGTGCGATCGTTATCTGATGGGTGCTAGCGGTTTGCCTTGA